The nucleotide sequence TCGATATGATCTATTAACGTCAtcaatgatcaatttttttcaaatattatcgTCATGTAAACTCATTCTTTAACATTGAATTTCCTTAAGTTCAGTAGACATTATAAATTGGAATACAGTATATACTGTACTATTGTGGCATATAGTGGATAACAAGGAAACCGTATCCATGGTTACGTCAATGTGACATGTACCGCCCTCGCATATCTCAACAACACTCTTGTTGTCTAGGTATAAAATGAAAGACTCAGCATTTGGAAATTGACAATTCAGAAATAACGTGGATGACAACGCATGACATCGACGGGATACACCTTGGAGGAAGTTTTCACTATTGATAGTTTATTCATACCTGGCGATAGAGTATGAAGGTGGACATGAAGTAACAGCAAAGGAAGTCACTGATAAATTAAGTGTTACCGTTGCACCTGTTCGTCAACGGAAACTTCACTCGTTACCTTTGTGCGagtgttatgtgtattttgaCCATCGCACTGTGACAACTCGAAGGTAAGATGCAGTCGTACGTAGTAAATCGAAATACTTCCCTGGAATCGAATACAACTGAACACTGCGAATACCCTAACAATTATGGTATACATTGCGAAGCAGAATCTAAACTCCCAAGTTGCATAAGTGATTCTAACACTCAGTACATCGCAGGACTTAGCATTTGTTCACTTGGTATCGTTGGTAACCTGGCCTTCATGTTCGTTGTCCTACGAGTTGCATACATGCGAACAGCTACCAATGCCTACCTTGTTAATTTGGCTGTGGCAGATCTCTTGCACCTATCGACGCATTGGTTTACATGGATCTGTGCTCTTCGTGACCAGAGCATGTTTCATACTAGCGTGCCTTTATTATGCGTTGATGTTTTCCTATCTCGAATCACGCAGTATGTTTCTCTTTTTACGGTCACCGTACTCAGCGTAGAGCGTTATATGGCATTCTGTAAGCCTGTTATGTACAGAGAGGGTATCATTCACAAAAGAAGTCGCATTGTTCAGGTTATCGTTTTTACTTGGTCATTGGCAATTCTTCTAAGTCTCGAAATGTTCACAGCATGTCTGAGGATGGACTTAGACGGTCGTAGACTACCAGAAGTGATTTTTGAATCCATTTATGTGGTCGTTGCGATATGTCTCATGTGCGTTGTCATAAGTGTGTACAGCATCATTATTCGTCAGGTACGGAGAGTTCATAATAATGGATCATCGGGATCCATACGTACCCATGAACATCAGATTATGAGAGTATGTCTGACCACAGCGCTGGCTTACTTCATTTTCACGTTGCCACCAGTCGTACTAATGATCACCTATCTACTGTGGAGATACGACGGCGTGAACATTTCCCAAGATGTCATTATCTGTCTTGCCAACCTGGGCACTTTCTCTCTCGAAATAAATTCTTCGGTCAACCTCATCATCTACAACGCAGTGAGCTCGAGATATAGAAAGGCTTTCCGGGACGCGTTCACCATGGACATTCGTCTCCTCAGACATTGCACTTTGAAACTGAGAAATGCACGAAACCCTCGCGTGATGAAGAACTCAAGTACAAACATCGAAAGGGAAATGACACCTTTTAGTTCAACAGAGCATTCTCCACCTTGCGTAGTTACCAGCGTTaccaatttttgaaaattaacttTACTAACTCGACAAACGATAACTTGCAACCTTCGGAGATAGCTTAAAATCGAGAAGCCGTTTCATTTTTGGATAAAGTCGCAAGTTATATAGATTCCCTTTACATGTCAAATTTAGTTTGCAAAGACTGGAATTGGCAACTCTGAAAGTATTCAAATGTTAAAAAACATTTACAATAGACAATTAGATGTCTGTagtattgaatatatatatctatgtacTATGGAAATGGTATgcatatacaaaacaaagtacCATAAATTATACTCAACTAAGTACAACAGTATTATGCTATGTCAACGGATAAAGGTGAGCTCAAAACATTGATTCTATGTTATAATGTTAAGAAGAGGAATCATTTCTACTGAACATGACGTTGAAAAACTAAGGCAAAGAACGCATTTAGTGCAATTTCTCCTCTTTCTATTCACTAAAAGGACAGATCTCCAATCGAAATCAAAGAACACAAACATTAACATTTGGTGGGAACCTGACTTGTAAGAGTTAAGGCTTACACGATCTAGTGAAATGTCAATGTGCCTGTAAATTTTATCAccacattttgataaatttgtatgtaGGGTATACGTGTATTCAATAtatccaaaaatatatatatttatttatatcgcTAATTCTTCGATGTTTACTGTGATTGAAATTGGGCGTGACTGTTATGAAACGTCAGTGAAGACGTAAAACGTTAAGCATAATCTGTTTTGCCTAGATATTATCAAACAATCACTGTTGAATGTCtacattttaatgattttactgacacattttgtatatttagtcACATGTCTTTAAGTGGTCACCTTTTTGATAACCACATATTTACTATGAGATGATTTAGTGTCGGGAAAAATTAAGTGataatcataaaaaaataatttcccttttcacaaattaaaaaataaaaccttCTTACTGCACTGTGCAAGGCTAATTATACATCTCCTTCGCGCTTTGATTATGTTATGCATGTTGTCGACTCTGTGGGTGCTTTGATTACGTAGTACGacaaatataaattatgatttgGTATTTAGGAGTTACGGAATAACACGTTTTACTTAATCGCAAAAACTGAATTTCTGGTAGCTCATAAAACAAGTCCTATCTTAGAAGTGTCATAATTCATGGATTTGGTGCAAGGTTACTGTACTGGTTTTGCGACCAGATTACGTGTTATTATATCGCACGTTTGGGGTATTTTGTATGATGATATAATGGAGTCAGTATTGTAAGTCTCAGACATATTACTTGAAACGCCAATTACCTGCAAGGTTGCTATGAAAGGTtaaacattaacaataacatttatatacTTGATGATTCGATTGTTAATACTTGTTTTTTAAAGCTTGATTTATAGTTTCTGTTCAAAAACTAATTAATTTTTTGGAAAAATTGCTAGATGAACACGGGCTCTGTGAAGGAGAATGAACATTTCACTTGAAGGTGAAATAGTAGTTATTTAGAACAAACAAGCAACGCATTGagttttgtttaaaatttcttATATGtaaaatctatatttttatGTTAATGAATCGAAAAGCTCCTTATTCCTGTCAATAATACACATTCTTTCATTGGAGGATTGTTTAAACTATTCTTCCGCTGATTAAAAGAAAATACtatttaatttattatcattataactatataaGATGTGATTTATTACAAAAAGGGCTGCTCGATACCGTCTTGGACACAGCTTGTATACtagtttttttcttcaattcaCCCTTAGGTATTTGATTgaagaaaaattaaaaagtgttttattttcattctagCCAATCGAAACAAACATTCCATCCGCTATTGTAATTTTCCTTGTTTCTGTTCTATTTATCGCGAtctataaaatgtattttaatggTATTCCAAATAATGTTACTTTATGGTTGATTTTAATGATACCTACTTTGAATAGATTGACAAGCACACCTGTAAAGGCTTTATTATCATACaattgacattttcaatagGTTCAGTCACAAACTCCAGTTATATCAGTTATATTAATTGCTACTCTGTAAATACCTTTGACTGtaattcatgattttacaaGTGATTAAAACCTGAATGTGAATGACTGTATGAATTGCGAAAATGCCATTTATTGCGTGTATAAATTAAGCGTGACGTCAGCACTATTTCCGAAAtgctgtgtttgtatgtatgtatgtatgtatgtacgtacgtacgtacgtatgtatgtatgtatgtatgtatgtatgtatgtatgtatgtatgtatgtatgtatgtctgtctgtctatgtctgtctgtctgtgtatgtctgtatgtatgtatgtatgtatgtatgtatgtatgtatgtatgtatgtatgtatgtatatgtggagtcatgatgggtgaatggctagcgtgaccggcttggaatctacaggttgcaggttcgagccccgtcgctgcctgctgtttgtttctgagtggctaaagtccttgggcaagatttgaaccacgactgtgcctcagtcaacccagctgtataattggggacctggtaggatgtaggttgcaatgtgaaggctttaatcctatgcgctgcaatggattgtatgctccccgtgtgccattctgatcctagccaggggtaataattgtaaagcgctttgagcacggtgtgggaaagcgctatataaaaaccaacattgttatctttattgttatatgtatatatgtatatatgtatatatgtatgtatgtctgtctgtctctgtctatgtaagtatgtatgtatgtttgtatatatgtatgtatgcgatTCTCGCCAGTGAGAAAGCCTTGGGGTTTTGGGAAAAGTGAGATTATGTTTTAACCTTTTCATCCTAAATTTGATACATTCATGTTCGACTACAACCATGACAAAAAATAGATTTCTTTGGAATGCCTGAATCGTGACTCGCAGATGCATTGATGCAGGTTTTAATGACCATGAATATTTTATCGGAGTGCTTCAGGTTCTACATTTACGTTATAGTGCGCAAGGATGTGTGCTTTCGTAACAAGGTTACATATTCACACGTATCACATTCTGTATTTTCTATTACCGCTGACGGCAGTGTCACGTCTGTGCTACTGTAAAAATGATGATATTCAGACTTCtgtaaaaatgatattcagactcctgtaaaaataatgatattcaGACTACTGTAAAATCACGATATTCAGACTACTCTAAAATCACGATATTCAGACTACTGTAAAATCACGATATTCAGACTACTGTAAAATGATGATATTCAGACTACTGTAAAATCACGATATTCAGACTACTGTAAAATGATGATATTCAGACTTTTATACTATAATATGACTGATATTGGTacaatctgatgaaaatctgaTGTACATAACTTGGCGCGATTTCTTCATTTGCCTCGGTTTCCTATTTATTGTGACTGAGCACCATGTTATGGTATTGAGTCAGATCTATGTACAAGACgttcacagaacaaaaaaagaacaatCGAAAGACAATAACAGTAGGAAATAGAGGTAGATAAATAAATAGCGCCAAGTTCACTACACATAATTTTAATTAGAATGGATTGGTATAGGTGTGAACCAGTATGCAAACTACCCTCCTGAGACTAATATGGAGCGTAATTCACGTCAAAAGCCGAACTCGCCAGTTGTAAGTCAATGACATCTATTCACAAGCGAATGGCGTCAAATTATCAGTTAATGGCGTCAATTGATAAGTCGAACtcgtcaattgataagtcagtTGATAAGTCAACGGGGTCAATTGATAAGTCGAACTCGTCAATTGATAAGACAATGACACCAATTGTTAAATCAGTGCCCCCAATTGATAAGTCACTTGCGTCAACTGATAAGTCAATGACATCAATTGATAAGTCTGTGccgtcaattgataagtcagtTTGTCTGAAGGTCATTTCATTTTTGGCAATTCAATCTGGACAGTAGACATTTCATAGGGTGCATTTGAATTGAAGGGTACGTTAAAGTCTGCACAAAGCACCCCAGCACACTTGGAAGTGAATGCACGTCAACTGACAACTACTTTTGCCAGTATAGTTTGGAAACCGTAATACCAATGTCTACTAAGCTAGGTATGCTCTTGAAAAGTAATATGTCCTGGGTCATGACCCGGAAAAAGATTGTCCTTGAGTCTTACATGTAGTTATGAATGGCTTACATTTTCTACtttcacacattaaaatagTCACGGTAGTTAAAATTTCGAGTAGACGTTTGAGGGAGGTAGGTGGGGTGGGTATTAATTATCAATCTCTGGACGTTCGTTTCCTCTGACCATGATGTGATGGGTCATTTTTTATCGCCGTACTACATGAAGAACAAGTCTTCGTCTTCGTAGAAGACATTATTCCCCGATGACAATTTTGTGATGATCTCAGTAAGTGGAAATACATCTGAGACAGAACAGAATGAGCTTGATCAAACAAGTACAATTCATTCTGTTGGGGAGGGAAGCTACACAAGAGGTCACGACAGGGAAACTGTCAATAATCCTCAATAATCCCCAATTCTTCAATATTACATACACGGATTGCACATGAGATCGAAAACATGTTCCTATTGCTAGTAATTGACTTTACCCTTCTTCTAGCTACCATTTCCCCGTCTaaaagtggtttttttttaaagaaattaaatttcCATTTCATATCTCTGTCCTCTATACTTTTCGAGTGTGTGAATGTACAGCTTTtaattcaaagttcaaaaataaATGACAGCTATTTCATGATATGCCGAAATCGCATTTTGAACATTACTTAAATGTGACTTGATATAggtattgaaaatatcaatacaaatatgaaacTCAACGCCAGATATGCGACCTTAAGCTTTTTACTTGTAAGGGAGGGTTATAATTttgggatgaaaagtctgtctgtctgtctgtctgtctgtctgtgtcatcgtttttgttttggtaaacatccatgaatattaatgacacatttacataattatgggTTTTCGATATAATTTGGTTCGTAAGTGCATGTGttatataaagtttgataatatagcttgtagttttaatgactcattttcataattaatgtagtaattagactatatcttaagaatgtgtGCTTCAAATTAAGTATACTTTGACATAGACCTCAAACCACACAAATGGCATATGTCCTTAAAACTTTGTTGATGTAGctgttagttttaatgagtcatttgcctagtaattaggctatatatgaaGGGTGCAAGCTTCTATATAATGTGGTACATACATTCTTGATGCCAGGTGCGCATGTCTCATAAAGCTCATTGATGTAacgcttagttttaatgactcatttgcataattaattgttttcagtaattctgttatatcttaagaatgcactctgCAAACGtattataatttggtacatacattggtGATAAGCAAGTCATGTGCGATGTATAGTTTGATAATgttgcttttagttttaatgactcatttgcataactaatgatGTTTAGTAATTAAACTAAAGAACGCACCTTTCAAATGCAAcataatttactacatacatcaaccataacaacgTACAAAGCTTTGTGATGTAGCATAataaatgattttcagtaattaagctatatcttcaaaatgcatacattaaattcaacataatttggtacatatttcaaacataattcTGGCTGTATATGTTCGAATCTTGTACGTACTCCCATTTTATATCATCAGTGACTTGGTTAATATCTTGATAAAGAGTTGGTTGTTTCTTATAGGAATGTATTTCACAATATGTTATCGTCTCCGTATCTTTGCATCTCACTGGTTACAGTTATTTGCAGTATTGAAAACCTGGGTTTAACAGAATATATACTACTATATTATGCATACAGTAATCTTATCTATATCGCTAGCTTGTACCGCAGCATTATCATTAATAACAGATCTCAATTTAAGATAAGAAGACAATGACGCACGATGTCTGCATAACGCTTCCATACAACACCCAATAACGTCAGAAAGGTACTCATATCTTCTGACGTACATCTCTTGAGATATTGCTGTGGCAACCATGACACTTTGTCTTTTGAATAAGTGATGATGTATTTTCCAACTGGGAGGTAAACAATTCGTAGAGACCAAACTGCGACAAAATTGACCTGGTACTGACCCAAGGTAACCAAGTTAAATTATTAATAACGGGACTATTTTTGAATAATCCGTCGCCAACATATTCAAAGACGTCGTCATACTGTAGCCGAACAACAAGACCGTCGGTTTATCTTGATCTGATATCTGACAaatatttatgtgtttttaGTAATTCATCAGTACAAAATTTCCCCAGCAATGTTAATAATTATATACTTGAAAGTGAGAACATTGCTGATCTGTTCATGAAGTATTATAATAAA is from Glandiceps talaboti chromosome 1, keGlaTala1.1, whole genome shotgun sequence and encodes:
- the LOC144443296 gene encoding kappa-type opioid receptor-like, with the protein product MQSYVVNRNTSLESNTTEHCEYPNNYGIHCEAESKLPSCISDSNTQYIAGLSICSLGIVGNLAFMFVVLRVAYMRTATNAYLVNLAVADLLHLSTHWFTWICALRDQSMFHTSVPLLCVDVFLSRITQYVSLFTVTVLSVERYMAFCKPVMYREGIIHKRSRIVQVIVFTWSLAILLSLEMFTACLRMDLDGRRLPEVIFESIYVVVAICLMCVVISVYSIIIRQVRRVHNNGSSGSIRTHEHQIMRVCLTTALAYFIFTLPPVVLMITYLLWRYDGVNISQDVIICLANLGTFSLEINSSVNLIIYNAVSSRYRKAFRDAFTMDIRLLRHCTLKLRNARNPRVMKNSSTNIEREMTPFSSTEHSPPCVVTSVTNF